From Candidatus Cloacimonas sp., one genomic window encodes:
- the tsaD gene encoding tRNA (adenosine(37)-N6)-threonylcarbamoyltransferase complex transferase subunit TsaD translates to MPAKYILAFESSCDDTSVAILDTDYNIIVNLISSQPEHLEFGGILPELASRLHLKNIVTLTQSALQSSKLNLQDISAIAVSINPGLVGSLIVGLAFAKGISWSLSLPLITVNHLLSHIFANFIEHKEITPPFLALVVSGGHTELVHFDTLTTFNVVGKTLDDAAGESFDKAAKLLGLGFPGGPVIDELAKSGNPAFIQFPRALPQKNNFNFSYSGLKTAIRTWLIKQNPETLTKNLPDIAASVQQAIIEPLVNKTVLYAKQHKIPYILLAGGVAANSALRRQLTVSAAKYGIKVFYPSLALCMDNAAMVAAAAIPKFQAGHFAPLSVNVSSLKGIRQV, encoded by the coding sequence ATGCCTGCAAAATATATTTTAGCTTTTGAATCATCTTGCGATGATACTTCTGTGGCTATTCTGGATACCGACTACAACATTATCGTGAATCTCATTTCCAGTCAACCGGAACATCTGGAATTTGGAGGCATCCTACCTGAACTGGCTTCTCGTTTACATCTCAAGAATATTGTAACTTTAACCCAGTCCGCTCTGCAATCTTCTAAGCTTAACTTACAAGATATCAGTGCAATAGCTGTTTCTATCAATCCTGGCTTAGTCGGTTCTTTAATTGTCGGTTTAGCTTTCGCCAAAGGCATTTCCTGGAGCTTATCTTTACCCTTGATAACAGTAAATCATCTATTATCGCATATTTTTGCCAATTTCATTGAACATAAAGAAATTACCCCTCCTTTTTTAGCCCTCGTTGTTTCCGGTGGGCATACGGAACTTGTCCATTTTGATACTCTAACCACTTTTAATGTAGTAGGAAAAACCCTTGATGATGCAGCTGGAGAAAGTTTTGATAAAGCTGCAAAACTTCTTGGCTTGGGCTTCCCTGGAGGTCCTGTTATTGATGAACTAGCTAAAAGTGGAAATCCCGCTTTTATTCAATTCCCCCGAGCCCTACCGCAAAAGAATAATTTTAATTTCAGTTACAGCGGATTAAAAACGGCAATTCGCACCTGGTTGATAAAGCAAAATCCAGAGACCTTAACTAAAAATTTGCCGGATATTGCAGCGTCCGTGCAACAGGCAATAATTGAACCCTTAGTAAATAAAACAGTGCTTTACGCAAAACAACACAAAATACCCTACATTCTTCTGGCAGGAGGAGTTGCAGCAAATTCTGCCCTGCGCCGACAACTTACCGTATCTGCTGCAAAATACGGAATCAAGGTCTTCTATCCTTCCCTCGCATTATGTATGGATAATGCAGCTATGGTTGCCGCTGCAGCGATACCTAAATTCCAGGCAGGACACTTTGCACCCCTTTCAGTAAATGTATCCTCTCTTAAAGGAATCCGCCAGGTATAG